The Chryseobacterium indicum genome includes a window with the following:
- a CDS encoding homoserine kinase, which translates to MKKVKLKVPATIANLVCGFDILGMAIHEPFDVMELKLLETSEIIIRHIDDFGLPEETSENVAGKVLLKIQEELHLKNGFEVIIHKKIKPGSGLGSSAASAAGAAFGANCLLGNILSKEEMIYFAMFGEELASGVKHADNITPCIFGGITLIKSSNPIDIIPLNSPDLFVTAVHPQIEVKTSDARQILKKNILLKDAIEQWGNIAGLVAGIQNNDFGLIGRSLKDVIVEPVRSLLIPKFNEIKDKSLGLGALGGGISGSGPSVFMLSENEKISYEIAEMMKSVYRTIDIESFAYVSKVNPKGIEIIEE; encoded by the coding sequence ATGAAAAAAGTTAAATTAAAAGTTCCGGCTACCATTGCCAATCTGGTTTGCGGATTCGATATTTTAGGAATGGCAATCCATGAACCGTTTGATGTAATGGAACTGAAACTGCTGGAAACCTCTGAGATCATTATCAGACACATAGACGATTTCGGGCTGCCGGAAGAAACTTCAGAAAATGTTGCCGGAAAAGTTTTGTTGAAAATTCAGGAGGAATTACATCTTAAAAACGGCTTTGAAGTAATCATCCATAAAAAGATAAAACCCGGAAGCGGATTGGGTTCCAGTGCGGCAAGTGCTGCAGGAGCCGCTTTTGGAGCCAACTGTCTGCTGGGAAACATTCTTTCTAAAGAGGAAATGATTTATTTTGCCATGTTTGGTGAAGAATTAGCTTCAGGGGTGAAACATGCAGACAATATTACACCCTGTATTTTTGGTGGAATAACATTAATCAAATCTTCAAATCCCATTGATATTATTCCGCTGAATTCTCCGGACTTATTTGTAACAGCGGTTCATCCGCAGATTGAAGTAAAAACTTCTGATGCAAGACAGATTCTGAAGAAAAATATTCTTCTGAAGGATGCCATAGAGCAATGGGGAAATATTGCAGGTCTGGTTGCCGGAATTCAGAACAATGATTTCGGACTGATCGGAAGAAGTTTAAAGGATGTTATCGTAGAACCCGTAAGAAGTCTCCTGATTCCTAAATTTAATGAAATAAAAGATAAAAGTCTCGGTTTAGGCGCTTTAGGGGGAGGTATTTCAGGTTCCGGACCTTCGGTTTTTATGCTTTCCGAAAACGAAAAAATTTCATACGAAATAGCAGAAATGATGAAATCTGTTTACCGTACAATTGACATTGAAAGTTTCGCGTATGTCTCTAAAGTAAACCCTAAAGGAATAGAAATTATTGAAGAATAA